Proteins from one Psychromonas sp. psych-6C06 genomic window:
- a CDS encoding HAMP domain-containing sensor histidine kinase — protein sequence MINKLLPSSLVGQISLIMLLGVLLVLSVSLQLYSQDRQRALNFVSSDSTLERVSSLITILNNTPIALHKEIISASQGRGFYLSLDTKAVVLEQGEQTLSNKLKALNPDSTIEDVRIVTAQIKRPPRKNGKPHPHDERRLEKKKKQRYNIKLTGSVLLSEQHWLNFSSAIDEQVAHLPLKTVLWVVLFTLLILLLMAWTVKRALKPIETLAKVAKKVGSERDFKNINETGPSEVIPAIIAFNQMQENLASFIDDRSKMLAAISHDLRTPITSLRLRLEFIEPGEDQKRMLETVHQMEKMLKATLDFAKDDAHKEVKQELEVVSLLTTICDEYRDQGIDIQLSSADRLIVRLWPIAFRRVIENLINNSVAYGQNEDGKVCISIDVHLEAENLVIAISDTGQGVEESFFSEIIKPFVRLDKARDTEDSSVGLGLAISHGIVHAHAGEMLFSNLASGGFRVQISLPRN from the coding sequence ATGATCAATAAACTACTTCCTAGTAGCTTGGTCGGGCAAATTAGCCTAATCATGTTACTGGGTGTATTACTGGTGTTATCTGTGTCGTTGCAACTTTACTCACAAGATAGGCAGCGAGCGCTGAATTTTGTCTCGAGTGATAGTACCTTAGAGCGAGTAAGCTCATTAATTACCATATTGAATAACACGCCAATTGCGTTACATAAAGAGATTATTAGTGCCAGTCAAGGACGTGGTTTTTACCTTTCATTAGACACTAAAGCAGTGGTCCTAGAGCAAGGAGAGCAGACCCTATCGAATAAGCTTAAAGCATTAAATCCTGATTCTACTATTGAAGATGTTCGCATTGTCACTGCACAAATTAAACGCCCTCCACGTAAAAACGGTAAACCTCACCCTCACGATGAGCGCCGATTAGAGAAGAAAAAAAAGCAACGCTATAACATTAAATTAACTGGTTCAGTTTTATTGTCTGAGCAACATTGGTTGAATTTTAGCTCGGCAATTGATGAACAGGTGGCGCACTTACCATTAAAAACAGTGCTTTGGGTTGTGTTGTTTACCTTGCTTATTCTTTTGTTGATGGCATGGACGGTAAAACGTGCATTAAAGCCTATCGAGACGTTGGCAAAAGTGGCTAAAAAAGTTGGCAGTGAACGAGACTTTAAAAATATTAATGAAACTGGGCCAAGCGAAGTTATCCCCGCTATTATTGCCTTTAATCAGATGCAGGAAAATTTGGCGAGCTTTATCGATGATCGCAGTAAAATGTTGGCTGCTATTTCTCATGATCTGAGAACTCCCATTACCAGTTTACGTTTGCGCTTAGAATTTATTGAACCCGGTGAAGATCAAAAGCGGATGTTGGAAACAGTACATCAGATGGAAAAAATGCTTAAGGCGACCTTGGACTTTGCTAAAGATGATGCACATAAAGAGGTTAAACAAGAGCTTGAAGTTGTGAGCCTATTAACCACTATCTGCGATGAATACCGTGATCAAGGCATCGATATTCAATTATCGAGTGCTGATAGATTGATTGTGCGCTTATGGCCTATTGCATTTCGTCGTGTAATTGAAAATCTTATTAATAATAGTGTCGCTTATGGCCAAAACGAGGATGGTAAGGTTTGTATTAGCATTGATGTGCACTTAGAAGCTGAAAACTTAGTGATTGCAATTAGCGATACCGGGCAAGGTGTTGAAGAGTCGTTTTTTAGTGAAATTATCAAGCCTTTTGTTCGTTTGGACAAAGCACGTGATACAGAGGACTCAAGTGTGGGCTTGGGACTTGCGATAAGTCATGGCATTGTACATGCACACGCTGGTGAAATGCTGTTTAGTAACCTAGCGAGTGGTGGATTTCGTGTTCAAATATCGCTTCCTAGGAATTAG
- a CDS encoding pilus assembly protein PilM, translated as MFSSLKKSSNALIGIDFGSNSIKAVAISKGKGTFRIDAVAEAPIPKGLIVDNHFEDIAKLTQIIKQLRKNFPASYKNVAMAVTGADVITKVIAMNASLNELELEAQVELEAENSIPFPLDEIFLDFEVIAPNAADKSLHDVLLSAARKETVLSQVNCVEDAGLTTKVVDVASHAQSRACELLFDRADYDKGIAIVDIGASQMMLNIVHQGNVIFSRSKNHGGATCTQMMAEHYSMKFVEAEKAKVDHEWPVDCDVDVVAPFINMTVNHLRFDLRMFTNAPNNIQVEKVILTGGCQLLPGLVRQLEEELELDVEVANPFIGFEYKNDSDKTLLHKVGTKYMMALGLALRGVQ; from the coding sequence ATGTTTTCAAGTCTTAAAAAAAGCTCAAATGCCCTAATTGGCATCGATTTTGGGTCAAATTCAATAAAGGCGGTTGCCATATCAAAAGGTAAAGGAACCTTTAGAATTGATGCTGTGGCTGAGGCCCCAATCCCTAAAGGCTTGATTGTTGATAATCACTTTGAAGATATTGCTAAACTTACTCAAATTATCAAACAGTTAAGAAAGAATTTTCCCGCGTCTTATAAAAACGTGGCGATGGCGGTTACAGGCGCAGATGTCATTACTAAAGTGATTGCGATGAACGCCAGTTTAAATGAACTTGAACTTGAAGCGCAGGTTGAATTAGAGGCTGAAAATAGCATCCCTTTTCCTTTAGATGAAATCTTTTTAGATTTCGAGGTGATTGCTCCCAATGCAGCGGATAAATCACTTCATGATGTATTACTTAGTGCCGCCCGAAAAGAAACCGTATTATCCCAAGTAAATTGTGTTGAAGATGCTGGGTTAACAACCAAGGTTGTTGATGTAGCAAGCCATGCTCAATCTCGAGCATGTGAGTTACTATTTGATCGTGCAGATTATGATAAAGGCATTGCTATTGTGGATATTGGTGCTTCGCAAATGATGCTTAATATTGTTCATCAAGGTAATGTGATTTTTTCACGTTCAAAAAACCATGGTGGTGCGACTTGCACACAGATGATGGCAGAGCATTATAGTATGAAGTTTGTAGAAGCTGAAAAAGCAAAAGTTGATCATGAGTGGCCCGTCGATTGTGATGTTGATGTTGTTGCTCCTTTTATCAATATGACCGTCAACCACCTTCGCTTCGATCTACGCATGTTTACTAATGCACCAAATAATATTCAAGTTGAAAAGGTTATTTTGACGGGAGGTTGCCAATTATTACCAGGTTTAGTTAGGCAACTTGAAGAGGAATTGGAGCTTGATGTTGAAGTTGCTAATCCGTTTATTGGTTTTGAATACAAGAATGATTCAGATAAAACCTTACTTCATAAAGTGGGTACAAAATACATGATGGCGCTTGGGTTGGCATTAAGGGGAGTTCAATAA
- a CDS encoding PBP1A family penicillin-binding protein, which yields MKKWIKRLFIASALMLLLGLGSIVGIYYHLKSDLPDVATIQDIKLQVPMKIFSIDGELISQFGEKRRIPLQRNEVPEQLINAFLATEDSRYYQHYGIDPIGIARAAFVYASSGHAKQGASTITQQVARNFFLTREKTFIRKIKEIFIAVQIEQLLTKDEILMLYLNKISLGHRSFGIGAAAQVYYGKTVDQLTLPEMAVIAGLPKAPSSNNPIYSPSNAKARRNIVLMRMFEEKHISKAEYEAATQAPITGKYHGAEITLSAHYVAEMAHKKLLELYGKERAYNEGFNVYTTIDKVSQEAANKAVMTNLHNYDMRHGYRGATDILWEAPEDNWTNEEIINKLKKEPSFADLEPAVVIEVDEQSIKVISKTSGETSLQIDWDGLKWARPYISDTKQGREPKSASDIVAVGELIWVRQVDEKLELSQYPDASAAFVSLNPTDGAITSLVGGFSFVQSKFDRATQADRQVGSNIKPFIYSAALENGYTLATLVNDAPINQWSGSAAWRPKNSPAVYDGPIRLRRALGQSKNVVSVRLVQDLGIPKVIEQLGKYGFDTEKVPESNTIALGSASLSPLKLATGYAIIANGGYAIEPYAIERIEDAYGTVIYQANPKIVCEECTRLYEQQAENDTPAYEQYTDQQICKISPISEDQIAPSVISPETAFLTRELLYSAVWGGGSWQHKTGWNGTGWRAARALKRHDIGGKTGTTNDSKDAWFSGYVGNVVATSWVGFDNYNRDLGRASINRNLGDEQTYGGEFGARTALPAWIDFMQQTALSQPIVRKTIPNTISTARIDAVTGLLTRQTDHTSLFEYFKRGTMPTEYVEPPARYDFDAQRSTQEGETSYSGENELF from the coding sequence ATGAAAAAATGGATTAAACGCTTATTCATCGCATCAGCGTTAATGCTTCTTTTAGGCCTAGGATCGATTGTGGGAATATACTACCACTTGAAGTCAGACTTGCCTGACGTAGCAACAATCCAAGACATTAAGCTACAAGTGCCAATGAAAATTTTCAGCATTGATGGCGAGCTTATTTCGCAATTTGGTGAAAAGCGCCGTATTCCTCTTCAACGCAATGAAGTACCCGAGCAACTTATTAATGCTTTTTTAGCAACTGAAGATAGCCGATATTACCAACACTATGGTATTGACCCTATCGGCATCGCCCGTGCAGCCTTTGTTTACGCCTCTTCCGGTCATGCCAAACAAGGTGCAAGTACTATCACTCAGCAGGTAGCCCGTAACTTCTTTTTAACCCGTGAAAAAACCTTTATACGTAAAATTAAAGAGATTTTTATTGCCGTTCAAATTGAGCAACTACTTACTAAAGATGAAATTTTAATGTTATATCTAAATAAGATTTCATTAGGTCATCGCTCCTTTGGTATTGGTGCAGCGGCACAAGTCTATTATGGAAAAACAGTCGACCAGTTAACACTCCCAGAAATGGCTGTCATTGCCGGTTTACCAAAAGCACCATCTAGCAATAACCCTATCTACTCTCCTAGCAATGCTAAAGCACGTCGTAACATTGTGTTAATGCGCATGTTTGAAGAAAAGCATATTTCTAAAGCAGAATATGAAGCAGCAACTCAAGCACCAATAACAGGTAAATATCATGGTGCCGAAATTACATTATCAGCGCATTATGTTGCCGAGATGGCACATAAAAAACTTCTTGAACTTTACGGTAAAGAACGTGCATATAACGAAGGCTTTAACGTTTACACAACCATCGATAAAGTTTCACAGGAAGCGGCTAACAAAGCAGTAATGACTAATTTGCATAATTACGATATGCGACACGGGTACCGAGGTGCAACAGATATTCTCTGGGAAGCGCCTGAAGATAATTGGACAAATGAAGAAATCATTAACAAGCTAAAAAAAGAACCCTCTTTTGCCGACCTTGAACCTGCTGTTGTTATCGAAGTGGATGAACAATCGATCAAAGTGATAAGTAAGACTAGCGGAGAAACTAGCCTACAAATTGATTGGGACGGTTTAAAATGGGCACGTCCTTATATTAGCGATACCAAACAAGGCAGAGAGCCCAAAAGTGCCAGTGATATCGTTGCCGTTGGGGAACTTATTTGGGTGCGTCAAGTGGATGAAAAACTAGAGTTATCCCAATATCCAGACGCCAGTGCTGCCTTTGTTTCATTAAACCCCACAGATGGTGCAATTACCTCCCTAGTTGGCGGTTTTAGTTTTGTTCAAAGTAAATTTGATCGTGCAACGCAAGCAGACCGTCAAGTTGGATCAAACATTAAACCATTTATCTACTCTGCCGCATTAGAAAATGGCTATACCTTAGCGACATTAGTAAATGATGCTCCAATCAATCAATGGAGTGGTAGTGCAGCATGGCGACCTAAGAATTCACCAGCTGTTTACGATGGTCCAATCCGCCTAAGGCGTGCCTTAGGACAATCAAAAAATGTTGTTTCCGTCCGTTTAGTTCAAGATTTAGGCATCCCCAAAGTAATAGAGCAACTTGGGAAATATGGGTTTGATACCGAAAAAGTACCAGAAAGTAATACGATTGCACTGGGCTCAGCTTCTCTCTCTCCGCTTAAATTAGCGACAGGGTACGCAATCATTGCTAATGGTGGCTACGCTATCGAACCCTATGCAATCGAACGTATCGAAGATGCTTATGGCACCGTGATTTATCAAGCTAACCCCAAAATTGTTTGTGAAGAGTGTACGCGTTTATATGAACAGCAAGCAGAAAATGATACCCCCGCTTATGAGCAGTATACAGATCAACAGATCTGTAAGATTTCCCCGATTAGCGAAGATCAAATCGCACCATCTGTTATTAGCCCTGAAACCGCTTTTTTAACACGAGAACTGCTCTACAGCGCGGTTTGGGGTGGTGGAAGTTGGCAACATAAAACAGGTTGGAATGGAACAGGCTGGCGTGCAGCTCGTGCTTTAAAACGACATGATATTGGTGGAAAAACAGGAACAACTAACGATTCAAAAGACGCATGGTTTTCTGGTTATGTAGGTAATGTTGTTGCTACTTCATGGGTAGGTTTCGATAACTACAATCGTGATTTAGGCCGAGCTAGTATCAATAGAAACCTTGGAGATGAGCAGACCTATGGCGGAGAATTTGGCGCTCGAACAGCTCTACCCGCTTGGATAGACTTTATGCAACAAACTGCACTTTCACAACCCATCGTTAGAAAGACAATTCCTAATACCATTTCCACAGCGCGCATTGATGCTGTAACAGGGCTGTTAACTCGTCAAACGGATCACACGAGTCTATTTGAATACTTTAAACGAGGCACTATGCCAACAGAATATGTTGAACCACCTGCACGCTATGACTTTGATGCCCAGCGAAGCACACAAGAAGGTGAAACATCTTATAGTGGAGAAAACGAACTATTTTAG